A segment of the Actinomycetota bacterium genome:
GGACGCGTCGGCCACCAGCGTCATCATCGCCTCGATGCCCCGGGGGTCGCCGATGCGGGTCAAGGCCTCGATGGCCTCGAAGACGACGTTTTCGTCCTCGTCGTAGAGGAACTCGACGATGCCGTCTATGTCGCGTTCCCGCTCCATTTTCTTGATGTCGCGTTTGCCCAATCCGAATTTTGGCATATTATCACCGCATCCAATTCTAACGAGTTTTTCGCTGCCTCGCTACCGTGCGAACAGGCTTTCGAGTAGATCTTCTATTGACGCAACGGTCCGCGCACATCAGGCCGCGTTGCCTCTTCTCAACCCCCCGCCTTTATGCCGGAGAGGCGGTAGAGGTCCACCAGGACCTTGCCCATCTTCTCGGGAGTGCTCAGGGCTATGGCCCCTCCCTTCT
Coding sequences within it:
- a CDS encoding HEAT repeat domain-containing protein, with product MPKFGLGKRDIKKMERERDIDGIVEFLYDEDENVVFEAIEALTRIGDPRGIEAMMTLVADASTRDLIRAKAWLALDVGIERESKKRTDWK